The Dehalococcoidales bacterium DNA window AGTGCCTTTTCCTGCCTGGCGGCGTAGCTCACCAGCCGGGCCACGATGTCGTGGGCACTGCGGAATGGCTCACCCTTCTTGACCAGGTAGTCGGCCAGGTCGGTGGCCAGCAGGTAGCCGTGCCGGACGGCCCGTCCGGTATTCTCCGGCTTCACGCGGAGCGTCGATACCATGCCGGCGAAGACCTCCAGGGTGGCCAGCAGCGTATCCACGGTATCGAAGAAGCCTTCCTTGTCCTCCTGCATGTCCCGGACGTAGGCCAGGGGAA harbors:
- a CDS encoding argininosuccinate lyase (catalyzes the formation of arginine from (N-L-arginino)succinate): PLAYVRDMQEDKEGFFDTVDTLLATLEVFAGMVSTLRVKPENTGRAVRHGYLLATDLADYLVKKGEPFRSAHDIVARLVSYAARQEKALDELKLSEYREFSPRFDEDVLAITIESSLAARDNFGGTAPKRVEQALAEARKTLQGGP